The genomic DNA GTGCAGCCCCCGGCCGGCCCGCAGCAGCGAGCCCTGGACGGCCCGGGGCGAGGAGTGCAAATCAAAGAGCGTGGTGGTGCCGCACTGCAACGCCTCCAGGCCGCCGGCCGTCGCGGCCACCTGCACCGCGTCCAGGTCCAGCGCGTCCTCGTAGCGCCAGCGCACCTTCTCCAGCAGCTCCTGGTAGCCATCCAGCTTGGGCCGGGGCATGCCACGGCCCAGGCTCGCGGAGAGCCGCTGGTGCGCGCTCACCAGGCCCGGGAAGACGAGCTTGCCCGAGAGCGCGAGCACCTCGTCATCCGGCGCGCCCGCCAGGTCGGGGCCTCGCGCCACGATGCGCTCGCCCTCGATGCGCAAGTCCACGCGCTCGACGCACGCCGGCTCGAGTTCGACAACGATGCCACCTTTCAGGAGCGTGCCCACCCGTCCCTCCGTCAATCCGCGGCCACTTCAAATGCCCGACGTCCGCGTGCCCCCACCTCCACGCTGACTGGGCCACACCCTAGCACTCCCCTCCCCGCTCGTCCCAATCCCCGACCGCGCACGGACACGTGGGGAGAAGACATGCTCCCGCCCACCCTGCGCCCCCCCTCACCCGGGGTCCGACCCGGCCCCGTGACGCAGGAGCCCCAGCAGTTGCCCGGTGGAGAGCGCCATGGCGCCGTCCGCCTCCGACAACAAGCTGCTGGCCAGGTCGCGCTTCTCCTCGTGCAGCGCGAGGATGGCCTCCTCGATGGTCCCCTCGGCGATGAGGCGAATCACCGTGACGGTCTTCGTCTGACCGATGCGATGGGCCCGGTCCGTGGCCTGATCCTCGGCCGCCGGGTTCCACCAGGGGTCCAGGTGCGCCACGTAATCCGCCCCGGTGAGGTTGAGGCCCGTGCCTCCCGCCTTGAGCGAGATGAGGAAGACATCCCCCTCGCCCCGCTGGAAGGCCGCCACCCGCTCCTCGCGCTCGCTGGCCGGGGTCTGCCCGTCCAGGTACTGCACGGACACGCCCCGGGCCTCCAGCGCCTCGCGCACCAGTGCCAGGTGCCTGACGAACTGACTGAAGACGAGCGCGCGTCCGCCCTCGGCGCGCAGCGTGTCCACCCACTCCAGCAGGCGCTCCAGCTTCGAGGACGACACGAGCGAATCCGCGTCCACGAGCCGCGGATGGCAGGCCGCGAGCCGCAACCGCGTGAGCGCCGCCAGCACGGCGAAGCGCTTCTCCGGGCCCTCCGCCTTCTCGATCCGGTCGAGCGCCGCGAGCCGCGTGTCCTCGTACAACCGGCGCTCCGCGGGGGAGAGGGTGACGGGCACCACCGTCTCCACCCGGTCGGGGAGCTCGCGCGCCACCTCGCGCTTGGTGCGCCGCAACAAGAAGGGACGCAGCACCCGGGAGAGGGCCGCGCGCGCCCGGGGATCCTTCTCGCGCTCGATGGGGCCGGCGAAGCGCGAGCGGAAGGACTCACGGCTGCCCAACAAGCCCGGGAAGACGAGCCGGAAGAGGCTCCACAACTCCGACAAGCGGTTTTCCACCGGCGTGCCCGAGAGCGCCACCCGGGCCTCGGCCTGGAGGCCTCGCGCGGCCCGGGCCCGCGCCGTGTCGGGGTTCTTCACCGCCTGGGCCTCGTCCAACACCAGGGTGCCGAAGGCCACGGCCTGGAAGCGCGCCGCGTCCCGCGTCAGCAACGCGTAGCTCACCACCACCACGTCCCCGGGGCCCATCCCGGCCAGCAGGGACTCCCGCTCGGCCTCACGATAGGCGTGCATGCGCAGGGAAGGCGTGAAGCGCGCCGCCTCCCGCATCCAGTTGAAGCACACCGACGTGGGCGCCACGACCAGCGCCGGGCCCGACTCCGCGCGATGCAGCAGCAACGCGAGCGTCTGCAACGTCTTGCCCAGGCCCATGTCGTCCGCCAGGCACCCGCCGCCCCCCCACGCCGCCAGGCGCGCCATCCAGACGAAGCCCTCGCGCTGGTAGTCGCGCAGCTCGGCGCGAAGTCCCGCGGGCACGGCCACCTCGCTCCGGGTGGCCTCGCGGATGCGGCCCGCCAACCGCTTCCAGTCCGGCGGCGCCTCCACGTCGGCGCCCTCCCCGGCGAGCCCATCCAACACGGGCGCCGCCGCCGCGCTCACCTCCCACCGGCCCCGCGACTCATGCGCCACATCCACCAGCGGCTCGAGCTGCTGGCGCAACGTCTCCGTGAGCCGCAGCCAGCGTCCCGGCGCCAACGGCACGTAGCGGTGGCCCCTGCGCAGCGCGTCCAGCAACACCGCCAACGCCACGCGCTCCTCGTCCACCTGGAGCGCTCCCTCCACCCCGAACCAGTCCCGCTCGCGCCGCACCGACACCTTCAAGCCGCTCGCGTCCGGGGAATGCATCACGGACCAGGGATGCTCCTCCCACTCCACGCTCAGCGAGGGGCCCGCCTCGGCCCGCAGCCGCTCCAGGAAGTCGAGCGCCACCTGCGTCCCCTCCCAGCGCATGAGGCCGTGCACCTCCCCCGACAGGCCCAGCCGCGCCAGCACCCCGGCCACCGCCTCGCGCTCGGACTCCAGGTTCCGGCGGGTCCACACCCGCTCCCCCCCCCGTGAGCCCCGGACGATCTCGCTTCCTTCTCCCGGCACCCGGAGGGGCGCTTCCGCCAGGGGCCGCACATACCATCGCCCCTCCAGACCCTCTCCACCCGTGGGCCGCAGCCGGAGCAACAACCCCGGCTCGGCCGCGACCTCCTGCCCCTCCCACACGGGAGGCAGGGACACGGGAAAGCCCGCCTCCAGACTCTCGAGCCGCTCCAGCAAGTCCGTGCGCCACTCGCCCGACAGCGCCCCCCCGAGCGCCACCACCGTCCCCAGCACCGCCAGGGCCGCGGGCGAGGCGGAGACCAAGGTCAGGCGGGACTCCTCGGGCTCGACGAGCAGCCACGGCTGGAGGGTCTTGTGGCGAAGCGCCTCGCGTGCCCACTCCAGTACCGGCACGCCCCCCACGCTCGGGAGCACGCGCATCCCCCCCTGGGCCTCCTCCTCCGTGACGGAGAAACCCAGCGGCAGCGAGCGCACCCGAGGGGACCCGCCCGAACGGGACGCGAGCGCCAGCAGGGGGCTGTTCGCGAGCAGCCGCAGGGCCTGAACCAGCAGCGGATGGCGCTCGGCCGCGCCCCGGTGACGCTCCATCAATAGACACAGCTCGAGCGCCTGCGTTTCCTCGGGCGTGGTCAGGAGCGCCCGGACCTCGGGCAGCTCGCGCCCGGTCACTGGATAGCCCCTGGAGAAGCCACCCCGAGACAAGGGCCGGGATACCACCAGCCG from Melittangium boletus DSM 14713 includes the following:
- a CDS encoding DEAD/DEAH box helicase, with the protein product MSSTPPEKSSPPSLSLSRALAPERLRDIAGAKVYARGQALAVRRHVVSWSLSSLGLYGRVREGRALNRARLTEDARGLDAECSCTLFAQEGFCEHLVALGLAWLATLEPASSTSPSRTLEAVPPYEPPPPTDARLVPLVQALGRLRARVFEWTGPRAEPPGVLRVRLLGEPPVMHVHESSPRADAHKSHRADVHARCVRVEPLGVLAGELALVCSLCGRGEDARCVHALAALDAWLDALGDARRAEQNAQLAERLFVKPGRELLEVLDKVRLPSLSHGESKAAARVRFVLDGGAAGTGRLRLVVSRPLSRGGFSRGYPVTGRELPEVRALLTTPEETQALELCLLMERHRGAAERHPLLVQALRLLANSPLLALASRSGGSPRVRSLPLGFSVTEEEAQGGMRVLPSVGGVPVLEWAREALRHKTLQPWLLVEPEESRLTLVSASPAALAVLGTVVALGGALSGEWRTDLLERLESLEAGFPVSLPPVWEGQEVAAEPGLLLRLRPTGGEGLEGRWYVRPLAEAPLRVPGEGSEIVRGSRGGERVWTRRNLESEREAVAGVLARLGLSGEVHGLMRWEGTQVALDFLERLRAEAGPSLSVEWEEHPWSVMHSPDASGLKVSVRRERDWFGVEGALQVDEERVALAVLLDALRRGHRYVPLAPGRWLRLTETLRQQLEPLVDVAHESRGRWEVSAAAAPVLDGLAGEGADVEAPPDWKRLAGRIREATRSEVAVPAGLRAELRDYQREGFVWMARLAAWGGGGCLADDMGLGKTLQTLALLLHRAESGPALVVAPTSVCFNWMREAARFTPSLRMHAYREAERESLLAGMGPGDVVVVSYALLTRDAARFQAVAFGTLVLDEAQAVKNPDTARARAARGLQAEARVALSGTPVENRLSELWSLFRLVFPGLLGSRESFRSRFAGPIEREKDPRARAALSRVLRPFLLRRTKREVARELPDRVETVVPVTLSPAERRLYEDTRLAALDRIEKAEGPEKRFAVLAALTRLRLAACHPRLVDADSLVSSSKLERLLEWVDTLRAEGGRALVFSQFVRHLALVREALEARGVSVQYLDGQTPASEREERVAAFQRGEGDVFLISLKAGGTGLNLTGADYVAHLDPWWNPAAEDQATDRAHRIGQTKTVTVIRLIAEGTIEEAILALHEEKRDLASSLLSEADGAMALSTGQLLGLLRHGAGSDPG